The following are from one region of the Hyla sarda isolate aHylSar1 chromosome 6, aHylSar1.hap1, whole genome shotgun sequence genome:
- the LOC130277794 gene encoding uncharacterized protein LOC130277794 has translation MSGASPGRGHPGRGSSPSKAQASRPTLEENSQTLFDGDENPKVDVVHQSPQHGSTTSARMEDKEMDVCKAKKEAAESVCETRVMIQSAGQGSQCGEQPKGSQKVSPVRDNKSAIQGHDGAQEVRGSQAAGVQLHSPAQRQRRTSLERQTLQENLQQQEVVSSMTRSGRTRSQAGGKSQNTAEGSMGVTPGKFVEKSLSVCKTVPAPDSDLASADTSSHGSVFIQPESLSRPHQQGKETTRAPELQLAEEIPALVRRMEELKHQKQMLQMQIDCIYKLKTANPQYKSMHDNKLYTLSTELATIVSEMDCLLERMGPLAESYRNQERFSQYQLNFDSEPRSDVIPDITAEEPQEVKRPLIKPPNFTFKDQHKYGEQQHQRPAAVPKQEPAIPVPAEAPQVPEDPVHEEDSGHLPVYEAELTVAEVKEAIDKLHLKKAPGPDGITAEFYKTFRDLLAPILVDVYTNCLESHLMPPSMRVSSLILLSKGKEPSDIKNWRPIALLNVDRKILAKILFSRLVCLSPALLAGCQYGTVKGRNISGAVISIREMFERCKVLRCGRYVVSLDQAKAFDRVDHEYLWATLSKYGIPGKFIDWLKTLYCEAESFPLINGWQGDTFRVEAGVRQGCPLSPLLYVFALDPFLRSLQECGFQGVPVPHCLPLSVVAYADDVTVVISEPREVEMLSAAIRSYSEASGSLVNLEKSQALWISDTDPDFDLPQFVRASTYIKILGVKFGRDDNAKLNWEEKLEAGNAKVQRWKNWRLTYRERVQMLKTYLVPVFLYVSVVFPLPESFSARLFSLFFQMFWGNRLNPIKRGITYLQRREGGLDMLNPRVFFDSMFLKVNFGCLDSNNSSLWANSIRDWILPFAESWVRGGSLKRGRWTRDYLPPYLEYGLRCLKRWRIEKSYIESKTRKDLYVRVCRTFFFLQPALRDCTSVILRDSLRLLNSVRLPNKFHDIAWLSLHGKLFVRGNLKYLSLSDRKCPLGCQEEETMTHFISECWGGRHIWQTISNKLRIQRLQTLKYPEIIYGVTSSVSDIDRETLYIIISVIKYYHWHTRTRVSMYNEPFHDRRAVDLIMSELRWIKCLEIRKDEKNLSLWRNVYIE, from the exons atgtctggagcaagcccagggcggggccaccctgggcggggaagctccccaagcaaggcccaggcttctcggcctacactggagGAAAACTCCCAGACTCTTTTTGATGGAGATGAAAATCCTAAAGTGGATGTTGTACACCAAAGTCCTCAGCATGGAAGCACTACAAGTGCAAGGATGGAAGATAAAGAAATGGATGTTTGTAAAGCAAAGAAAGAAGCAGCAGAAAGTGTTTGTGAGACACGTGTAATGATACAGTCGGCCGGCCAAGGCTCTCAGTGTGGGGAACAACCAAAAGGCTCCCAGAAAGTAAGTCCTGTAAGAGACAACAAGTCTGCTATTCAAGGccatgatg gtgcacaggaggtgaggggatcacaggcagcaggtgtgcagctccactctccagcacagaggcagaggaggacatctctggagagacagaCATTACAGGAGAACCTACAGCAACAagaggtggtctccagcatgacccgctcaggccgcaccaGATCCCAGGCTGGAGGTAAGAGCCAAAATACTGCAGAGGGGTCTATGGGGGTGACACCTGGGAAATTTGTGGAGAAATCTCTAAGTGTCTGCAAAACTGTTCCTGCCCCGGACTCTGACCTGGCTTCAGCAGATACAAGCAGCCATGGCTCCGTATTCATCCAGCCCGAGAGTCTATCCAGACCCCACCAGCAGGGCAAAGAGACCacccgggcaccagagctacagctggcggaggagatcccagcactggtgaggaggatggaggagctgaaACACCAAAAACAAATGCTACAGATGCAGATTGACTGTATATACAAACTAAAGACTGCGAACCCACAGTACAAGTCCATGCATGACAACAAACTGTATACACTGAGCACAGAGCTGGCCACCATAGTGAGCGAGATGGACTGTTTACTGGAGAGGATGGGACCACTGGCGGAATCCTATAGGAACCAGGAGCGCTTTTCCCAGTACCAGCTAAATTTTGATTCTGAGCCCAGATCAGATGTAATACCTGACATCACCGCAGAGGAGCCCCAGGAGGTGAAAAGACCCCTAATAAAACCCCCAAACTTCACCTTTAAGGATCAGCATAAGTATGGAGAacagcaacatcagagacctgcagcTGTTCCTAAACAAGAGCCTGCAATTCCGGTACCTGCAGAGGCACCGCAAGTCCCAGAGGACCCAGTACATGAGGAGGACAGTGGACATTTGCCggtgtatgaag cagaattgacggtggcggaggtcaaagaggccattgataagttacatctgaagaaggcaccaggtccagatgggataacagcagaattctataagacattcagagacctcttggccccaatcctcgtggatgtttacacaaattgtctagaaagtcacctgatgcctccatccatgagagtgtcctcgctgattctgctgtctaaaggtaaagagccgagtgacatcaagaactggaggccaattgccctcttgaatgtcgacaggaagattctggcaaagatcctgttttctaggttagtttgtctgtccccggcactgttggcaggctgtcagtatggcacagtaaaagggcggaacatctctggggcagtgatctccataagagagatgtttgagagatgtaaagtcctgaggtgtgggagatatgttgtgagtcttgaccaggctaaagcctttgacagagtagatcatgagtatctatgggccactttgtcaaagtacggtattccgggaaaattcattgattggctgaagactttgtattgtgaggccgagagctttcctctgatcaatggttggcagggtgacaccttcagggttgaggcgggggtgagacaaggttgcccactgagtccgctgctgtatgtatttgccttagacccgtttctgaggtcactgcaggagtgtggttttcagggggtgccggtcccccactgcctgcccctgagtgttgttgcctacgcggatgatgtgactgtagtgatatctgagcctcgtgaggtggagatgttgtctgcagccatcagaagttactcggaggcctcagggtctctggtcaaccttgagaagagtcaagctctctggatctcagatactgatccagactttgatctgccccaatttgtgagagcctccacctatattaaaatcctaggggtcaaattcgggagggacgataacgccaaacttaattgggaagagaagttggaagccggaaatgcaaaggttcagcgatggaagaactggaggctgacctatagagaaagggttcaaatgttgaagacttacctggtccccgtcttcttatatgtctctgttgtttttcctttgccagaatctttctccgctcggctctttagcctgttcttccaaatgttttgggggaacaggttgaacccaataaaaagagggatcacctacctacagaggagagagggtgggttggatatgctgaatccaagggtgttctttgactccatgtttctaaaagtaaattttggttgcctggactcaaacaacagctccctgtgggcgaatagtatcagggactggatattgccttttgcagagtcttgggtgcgaggcggcagtctcaagagggggagatggacgcgtgactacctccccccgtacctggaatacgggctcagatgtctgaagagatggcgcattgagaagtcttaTATAGAGAGTAAGACCCGTAAGGACCTTTATGTCAGGGTTTGTAggacctttttctttttacaaccaGCACTAAGGGACTGTACATCCGTCATCTTACGGGACAGTCTGAGGCTTCTAAACAGTGTGAGGCTCCCGAACAAATTCCATGACATCGCCTGGCTGTCCTTACACGGGAAACTGTTCGTAAGAGGGAATTTAAAATACCTGAGTCTGTCTGATCGGAAGTGTCCCctagggtgtcaggaggaggagaccatgacacattttatatcggagtgctggggagggcgacacatatggcagACGATATCCAACAAGCTAAGAATCCAAAGACTACAGACCTTAAAATACCCAGAAATAATTTACGGTGTAACATCTAGTGTGAGTGACATTGACAGGGAAACGTTATATATCATCATATCTGTCATAAAATACTACCATTGGCACACCAGGACCCGAGTCTCCATGTATAAtgaacccttccatgataggagagcagtaGACCTGATCATGTCAGAGCTGAGGTGGATCAAGTGTTTGGAGATCAGGAAGGATGAGAAAAATCTATCATTATGGAGGAACGTGTATATAGAATGA
- the LOC130277793 gene encoding uncharacterized protein C11orf96 homolog, with amino-acid sequence MSIPQSEDHLYTYEEAMQYSTYLEEEFPLPSKTTGALRKRRESRLRSQILSFEEIQEVEEEGVSPTEEEKARRSFLQSLESLRRSSNHNRLNKDKLRGYKTSQDSSDSDSTL; translated from the coding sequence ATGTCCATCCCTCAGTCCGAGGACCATCTCTACACCTACGAGGAGGCCATGCAGTACAGCACCTACCTGGAGGAGGAATTTCCTCTCCCCTCTAAAACCACGGGGGCTCTGAGGAAACGTAGGGAAAGCCGGCTGAGGTCCCAGATTCTCTCCTTCGAGGAGATCCaggaggtggaggaggaaggggtATCCCCGACCGAGGAGGAGAAAGCCAGGAGGTCCTTCCTGCAGTCCCTGGAGAGTCTCCGGAGGAGCTCCAACCACAATCGGCTCAATAAGGACAAACTAAGAGGCTACAAGACCAGTCAGGACTCAAGCGACTCTGATTCTACCCTGTGA